In Streptococcus parapneumoniae, the genomic stretch CCCAGACAGAGACTGGCAAGAACGTCTGATGGATAATGAACTCCCAGATAGACCCTTGATACCAGCACACTGACTAGGTAGAGGCCTAGCACGATTTGTACAATTTTTCTCCAGACCGGATTTTTCATCCGTTGACTGAGAATGACAATCAGAGAACCGACCATCAAAGTTACAGCCAGAGAATGCCCACTTGGAAAGGAAAATCCCTTCTCCTCAACCAAGTGTAAAATAGCTGGTCGTGGGCGCTGGTAGATGTTTTTAAAAGTCACGATTAAAAGACCCGCTAAAGCCAAATTCCCCAGCATAAAGAAACTTTCTATCTTCCATTTCTTACGATAAAAGATAAAAGCTACCAGCATAACCCAAGTGATAATTACTGGGATATCAATCAAGCGTGTGATGGCTCGGAAAAGAATAGTCAAGTAATCTGGCAAGTCTCCTCGAACAACAGTCTGTATCGGTTGGTCAAAACCGACCAGCGTGTCAGGGTAAAATTTGACCATGTAGCCAAGAATAACGAAAAGTAAAAGGGCAAAACTGCCCTTCATTAAAAATGTTTGTTTATCTCTCATAATGTTTTAAGGTTGGTTTCAAGAGAACATACAACAACCAGAATGAAACGGCAAAGATTACACCCTCAATCAAGTTAAAAGGTAATACCATGGTCATTAGGTAGTTGGAAAGTCCCAAAATTTTTCCAATATCAAAGTTAGCAAACTTAGCGTACAAAGGAACAGCATAAACATAGTTGAGAACCAACATTGCCACGGTTAAACCAATAGTCCCAGCTAGAGAGCCTAGCAGGAAACGAAGAGTTGTCCGTTCCTTTTTCCAAATCAAAGCAAATACGATGACAAAAACTCCCAAAGCTACGATATTCATTGGCAAACCAATGTAAGTATTCACTCCCTGGCTGTTAAGAAGCAGTTTCAAGAGTGAGCGAAGCAAGAGAACTCCTAGAGCAGCAGGCAAATCCATGACCACCAGACCCACAAGGACTGGCAAGATACTAAATTCGATCTTGAGGAAGGATGCCGCTGGCAAGAGCGGAAAGTCAAAGTACATCAGCACAAATGAGATGGCTGATAGAATTGCAATGGTCGAAAGTCGACGTGTGTTTGTCATAACAGGTTCCTCCAATTTTCTATAAAATCAGAAGAAGTTAGAAAGGATTCCTCTATCTATTCTCACTTTTTATATCCCAAATCTTCCCTCTCACTCTATTAAGAAAATTCAAGCAAGCGGTTACAGTTTAGCTATAAATCTATCAGAACAGACAAAGCCATTCTTTCGTCTTCTCCCATCCAGACTATACTGTCGGTTGTGGAATCTCACCACATCAGCTTGCGCTCGCGGACTTATTTGGCTAAGATATTTTAGATTTATCTAGGCGTCGCAGTCGAAGATAATACTTAAAGTATATCGAGACAAGACAACGACGAGAAAGCTAAAATAGATAGTCAAATTTACCGCCGGTCGGGAATTTCACCCTGCCCTGAAGACTCTTTTATCATAACAAAAAACGCTTGCAAGCGCAAGCATTTTGTTCATTTTCATTTTCATTTTTTATTTCAATTTATCCACTTCATAGGTATGAACGAGCTCAAGACCTGCAAAGTTCTGCTGGCGGAGGGCTTCGTAGACAATCATGCAGACGGTATTAGACACATTGAGACTACGGACATGTTCATCATTCATGGGAATACGGAGAGCCTTTTCAGGATGTTCTCGCATAAAGTCCTCCGGCAAGCCCTTGTCTTCACGTCCAAATAGAAAATAATGGTCCTCGTCAGTCGATAAATCCACATCAGAATACACTTTCTCAGCAAATTTTGAGATCAGATAGAGTTTGCCCTTCATCTGAGACATGAAATCCTCCAAACTCTCGTAAAAATAAATCTCTAGTTTATCCCAGTAATCCAATCCAGCTCGCTTCATCTTGCGGTCATCAATAGGAAAGCCCATAGGCTTGATGATGTGGAGGGGAGAATTGGTCGCAGCGCAAGTACGCGCGATATTGCCTGTATTTTGTGGAATTTGAGGTTCAAATAATACAATGTGATTTGTCATGACTTGCTTCCTTTCACCATTGCAAAAAAATAGCCACACTGCCCGGAGTCAAGCTCAGCAAACAGCGTGGTTAAGGCATCGTTAACTTACCTCACAACAGGTTTGAAGTAAATCAGCGAAACTACTTTCTTAGTATAACACTTTCAGAATCATTGTCAATAGAAACGACTTGATTTTTTCAATTTTTTCAAGCTATTTCCAAGGGTTGTAAAATCGTCCCTGATTCTGCAAGATAAGTAGTAAACTAGCTACTAAAAACAAGGCTGCCAAGAGCAAGGTAAGATAGTCTCCTTTTTTCAAGGCCTGATAACTATACCAAGTGCGTTTTTTCTCTTTCCCAAAGCGACGAAGCTCCATGGCGGTCGCGATAGTATCAATGCGTTCTAGCGAGCTAAAAATCAAGGGCGTAATAATGCGCAGATTGCCTTTGATTCGTTTCATAAGAGAAGCTTTCTTGGATAATTCCATCCCACGCGCTTCCTGAGACATCTTGATAGTAAAGAATTCTTCCTGCAAATCTGGAATATAGCGCAAGGTCAGGCTGACAGAATAGGCAATCTTATAGGACACACCGATTTAATTTAAACTGGAAGCAAACTGACTAGGGTGGGTTGTCATCAAAAAAATAATAGCCAGAGGAATGGTACAAAGGTACTTAATAGCCAAATTTAGCAGATAAAAGAGCTCTTGGCTGGTCAGAGTGTAGGCACCGATTCCCTGCCAAATCACACTTCTCTCTCCGTAAAGTCCAACCCCATACTCGGGAGAAAAGAGATAGACCATCAAGACGTTTAAAACGGCAAATACCGTCGCAAAAACTGCCACAAAAGAAACATCTTTGAAGCGGATCTCTGACAAATAGAGGAGAAAGACCGAAAAGATGGCAATCAGAACAAGCAGTCTGGTATCATAGCTAATCATGGCCGCCAATGACACGAGGATGAAAAAAAGGAGTTTAGCAGCTCCTGACAAGCGATGAATCACAGTATCTCTATGCTGGTAACCAATTAATTT encodes the following:
- a CDS encoding ECF transporter S component → MTNTRRLSTIAILSAISFVLMYFDFPLLPAASFLKIEFSILPVLVGLVVMDLPAALGVLLLRSLLKLLLNSQGVNTYIGLPMNIVALGVFVIVFALIWKKERTTLRFLLGSLAGTIGLTVAMLVLNYVYAVPLYAKFANFDIGKILGLSNYLMTMVLPFNLIEGVIFAVSFWLLYVLLKPTLKHYER
- a CDS encoding tRNA (cytidine(34)-2'-O)-methyltransferase; the protein is MTNHIVLFEPQIPQNTGNIARTCAATNSPLHIIKPMGFPIDDRKMKRAGLDYWDKLEIYFYESLEDFMSQMKGKLYLISKFAEKVYSDVDLSTDEDHYFLFGREDKGLPEDFMREHPEKALRIPMNDEHVRSLNVSNTVCMIVYEALRQQNFAGLELVHTYEVDKLK
- a CDS encoding phosphatase PAP2 family protein; its protein translation is MRDKQTFLMKGSFALLLFVILGYMVKFYPDTLVGFDQPIQTVVRGDLPDYLTILFRAITRLIDIPVIITWVMLVAFIFYRKKWKIESFFMLGNLALAGLLIVTFKNIYQRPRPAILHLVEEKGFSFPSGHSLAVTLMVGSLIVILSQRMKNPVWRKIVQIVLGLYLVSVLVSRVYLGVHYPSDVLASLCLGLGVLFIEFPFYDKLRFQWRFKGKQK